The segment CCCCCTATTAAACATCCAACAGTCCCTGGTAGGGCTTCAGATCAATCTCCTTTTTCACCAAGGTTTGGGCCAGCCATTTGTGATCTCGTTTGGGAGTTGCAATAATATAGCCCCGGATGATCAGATCTTCTTGCATCCGATCCACTTTTTCCTTCAGGGCAAGTTCTCCGATTTTCCCGGCAATCGTACGCTTTGCCACATCCCGGAAAGGCTTGGGTACCGGTTGCACCAGTTCGTCCAGGAATTTTTTTTGATCTTCACTCCACATATGGATCGTTTTTTCGATATAGTAGTCTTGCCAGTCCAATTCAGATTTTCCATCTTCTTTGGGCATTCCCTTGAGGAATTTCCGAAACATAAAGTATCCGCCTGTTGCAAAAAACCAAATCATGAATAGAAACCACACAATCATGGGCCATATTATCCAATCTGGCATCTTTTTATCACCCCTTGCCCCGGTCAGGCGGGTTTAACACCGGGTTCGCCTTTCAATATGTGTTTAGGTACATTGTAGCATGAGCCGGCTTGGCAGACTATGATTGCCGCGGTTTTGCCAAGGTTGCGACAATCGTTAAAAAATGTTTAACAAGTTATGTTTTCCGAAAGCGACATATATGATATATATTGTATTCTGGGGGGGAGTCGACTCATGAACTGGAGAAAGATAAGAAGTTTTGGACGTTTGTTTTACAGAGCTATGATGACTAAAAAATGGTGGCTGATTGTGCTGTCCACCAGCACTTTGATCATTGTCGGAGCCGTCGCAACCGTCATGATGACCACATCAGTCTACGATTTGGACAGCCTGAAAAACATGCGTTTTGCCACCTCCATCTATGATCACAATGACAAACTGGTCACCACTTTAGGGGATACTCGCAGGGATTATGTCGACCTGGATAAAGTGAAATCACAAGAACTGATCGAAGCATATGTCGCCGTCGAAGATGAACGATACTATAAACATAACGGGGCCGACTTAAAGGGATTCGGCCGTGCCTTGGCAGTCGATCTCCTCACCATGAGTCCCGCTGAAGGGGCCAGCACCATCACCATGCAGGTCTCCCGAAATGTGATTCTCAATGAGAATGAAAAGACGATACTACGTAAGGTAAACGAAATCGCCATCGCATACAATTTGGAACGTAAATACACCAAAAAAGAGATTTTGGAGGCTTATTTGAACTATATCTAT is part of the Kroppenstedtia pulmonis genome and harbors:
- a CDS encoding DUF2621 family protein, yielding MPDWIIWPMIVWFLFMIWFFATGGYFMFRKFLKGMPKEDGKSELDWQDYYIEKTIHMWSEDQKKFLDELVQPVPKPFRDVAKRTIAGKIGELALKEKVDRMQEDLIIRGYIIATPKRDHKWLAQTLVKKEIDLKPYQGLLDV